In Actinoplanes derwentensis, the following proteins share a genomic window:
- a CDS encoding MFS transporter, whose protein sequence is MPHPYGPARPRRAVNRQLGALLTAEAISMLGSRITFVAIPWLVLTTQDSALLAGLAGLAEMLPYVLAGLLGGPIVDRVGPRPTAVAADTASVLAVAGIPLLGCLEGVSLGALLALIALAGALRGFGDAAKRALLPRTIAAAGLSTERGTALYDGVCRASTLLGLPLAGVLIAAFGAETVLLFDAFSFAASALVIVTTVRVGRPDAAAVAECEEQGYAGALRDGFRYVSSDRLILGVMSMLFVTNMFDQAFATVFVPVWVRQGPHGPAALGVIGTAFGLGAVAGNIIYTLLAPRLPRRRTLAICFFLGGPAQLLALALTDRVWMVLTVAALAGALMSTVNPILMTAVYRRIPTRLHGRVISVLIAVSWAGIPFGGVVGGWATDLLGLRNAALAAAIGYLTVTVAPFLFPAWRELDEHPQRDTRPAIATA, encoded by the coding sequence GGTGCGCTCCTGACCGCCGAGGCGATCTCCATGCTCGGCAGCCGGATCACCTTCGTGGCCATCCCGTGGCTGGTTCTGACCACTCAGGACTCCGCCCTGCTCGCCGGGCTGGCGGGGCTGGCCGAGATGCTGCCCTACGTGCTGGCAGGGCTGCTCGGCGGCCCGATCGTCGACCGGGTGGGCCCGCGGCCGACGGCGGTGGCCGCGGACACGGCGAGTGTTCTCGCGGTGGCCGGCATTCCGCTGCTCGGCTGCCTGGAGGGGGTGTCGCTGGGCGCGCTGCTGGCGCTGATCGCGCTGGCGGGGGCGCTGCGCGGGTTCGGTGACGCGGCCAAGCGGGCCCTGCTGCCACGGACGATCGCCGCGGCCGGCCTGTCGACCGAGCGGGGCACCGCGTTGTACGACGGGGTCTGCCGCGCCTCCACCCTGCTCGGGCTGCCGCTGGCCGGTGTCCTGATCGCGGCGTTCGGGGCGGAGACGGTGCTGCTGTTCGACGCGTTCTCGTTCGCGGCAAGCGCGCTGGTCATCGTGACGACGGTCCGGGTCGGCCGGCCGGACGCGGCGGCGGTGGCCGAGTGCGAGGAACAGGGTTATGCGGGGGCGTTACGGGACGGTTTCCGGTACGTCAGTTCCGACCGGCTCATCCTCGGGGTGATGTCGATGCTGTTCGTCACGAACATGTTCGATCAGGCGTTCGCCACCGTGTTCGTGCCGGTCTGGGTTCGGCAGGGCCCGCACGGCCCGGCCGCGCTCGGGGTGATCGGCACCGCGTTCGGGCTGGGGGCCGTAGCCGGCAACATCATCTACACGCTGCTCGCGCCACGGCTGCCCCGCCGCCGTACTCTCGCGATCTGCTTCTTCCTGGGTGGCCCGGCGCAGCTGCTGGCGCTGGCGCTGACTGATCGGGTGTGGATGGTCCTGACCGTCGCGGCTCTGGCTGGTGCTCTGATGTCGACGGTGAACCCGATCCTGATGACCGCCGTCTACCGGCGTATCCCGACCCGTCTGCACGGCCGGGTGATCAGTGTGCTGATCGCGGTGTCGTGGGCGGGGATCCCGTTCGGCGGGGTCGTCGGCGGCTGGGCCACCGACCTGCTGGGTCTGCGGAACGCCGCGCTGGCCGCCGCCATCGGCTACCTGACCGTCACGGTGGCACCGTTCCTCTTCCCGGCCTGGCGTGAGCTGGACGAACATCCGCAGCGGGACACCAGGCCGGCGATAGCGACCGCTTGA
- a CDS encoding LLM class flavin-dependent oxidoreductase — protein sequence MTVIGAVCLPQLPPERFHDLVRTADEAGLAELWLWEDCFLGGGVATASAALAWSSRLRVGVGLLPVPLRNVALTAMELATLHRLFPGRVQIGVGHGVQDWMGQVGARVKSPMTLLREHVTALRGLLDGDRVTTAGRYVQLDGVALDWPPESFVPILVGASAPRTLELAATAGDGVILAGGTTPGQVRAARETLGDGQLVVYLHAATGADAAERLERERVRWSYPTLDDRAVAGDAAAITEQVRRWASAGADTVVLQPTPDDPDPEGFLRFVAGLSL from the coding sequence ATGACCGTCATCGGAGCCGTGTGCCTGCCGCAACTGCCCCCGGAACGCTTCCACGACCTGGTCCGCACCGCCGACGAAGCGGGCCTGGCCGAGCTGTGGCTCTGGGAGGACTGCTTCCTCGGCGGCGGGGTGGCCACCGCGTCGGCCGCCCTCGCCTGGAGCAGCCGGCTGCGCGTCGGTGTCGGACTGCTCCCGGTGCCGCTGCGCAACGTCGCCCTCACCGCGATGGAACTGGCCACCCTGCACCGGCTCTTCCCAGGCCGCGTCCAGATCGGCGTCGGCCACGGCGTGCAGGACTGGATGGGCCAGGTCGGCGCCCGGGTCAAGTCACCGATGACGCTGCTCCGGGAACACGTCACCGCACTGCGGGGCCTGCTGGACGGTGACCGGGTCACCACGGCCGGCCGGTACGTCCAACTCGACGGGGTCGCCCTGGACTGGCCGCCGGAGAGTTTCGTCCCGATCCTGGTCGGCGCTTCCGCACCCCGCACCCTGGAACTCGCCGCCACCGCCGGTGACGGTGTCATCCTGGCCGGCGGCACCACCCCCGGCCAGGTGCGGGCCGCCCGGGAAACCCTCGGCGACGGGCAGCTCGTGGTCTACCTGCACGCCGCCACCGGCGCGGACGCGGCCGAACGACTGGAACGCGAACGGGTCCGCTGGAGTTACCCCACCCTCGACGACCGGGCTGTCGCCGGGGACGCCGCCGCCATCACCGAGCAGGTCCGGCGCTGGGCTTCCGCCGGAGCCGACACCGTCGTCCTGCAGCCCACCCCCGACGACCCCGACCCGGAAGGCTTCCTCCGGTTCGTGGCGGGCCTGTCCCTCTGA